GTTTCAGTGAGCTATTTCCCCAAGAGAAATGCTTTGTGTGCAGCCCATTTGACACTGCGTGTTATTGCATGCGTGCTGCTACTCTCCACATCTGCGATCGCGCAGAAAGTCGGGAACGCTGCAGAGGAAGATCAATACGCCTTCATGGAAGTTTCCCGAGACGTGGTAGTCAAAAGCGACGTATTCGAGCAGATTGCCTTGCACGAGTTGATTCTCGCCAGGGATGGAAAGGGAGTGTTTATTGGCAGCGGGTTACCTGAAACGCGGCGTCCGTCTCATGTTGAATTCTTGAGCTTGAAAAATACAGGCCTGAGCCAGCGGGTAACCCAGATCGCTCATTGGCAAGGTCTCGTGGGGGCACCTTTCGCCTGTTTTTGGTGCAACGAGGCGGAAGGCAATAACGCGAAAGACAACGATACGGCAGGCATGGAGATCTCGATTCTGGGCGCTGGTCCCCCACACCGTGTGCGAATACCGTCCGACCCACCCATTTCAAATATTGTGGCGGCGAACTGGAGTCGGGGATTTGTAGTCGAGAGGATTGAAAAGCCTATTGAGGGCAAAGGGGGAGACAACGTAGAGCGGCTTCGTTTGTGGGATATCGAAACTGCGGAACTGCTGCAAGAGTTTGAAACCGTGTCAAGTGTAGCCGCCGTGGCCCTTTCGCCGGACGGGCGGTATCTCGCAGCCGCTGGACTTCCATTACAGACCTCCCAGCCAAGCGAGCAGCCACCCAATTCTAAGAGTGCGATCTTAACGGTTTGGGATACCACAACAGGTGAGTTTGTATTCGCCCGAAACATGGGCTATTACGTCTGGAATGTCCAGTTCTCTCCCTCGGGTGACAAGCTGCTTTGCAGCGGGATAGCCGATCAATTTGTCGCAGGCAAAGGTGTCGGTTATACCGATGTCATCACACTTTCCCGCCCCGGCTGGTCGTGGCGATATGAAAACGAAACGGAAAATTGGCATCCCGCTGCATTTTACGATGAAAATCGTGTCGTCGTCGAAGGGACAGCCAGCCAGGTGTTTCTTTTGGACCTGCGACGAAGCGAAGTCCTTACAACGCTTGATACGAAACAAGAAGGAGTCGCCGCGTTCCTAATACACGACGGTTTCTTGTTAACCGGCGGCTTCGACGGCACCCTGTGCCGCTGGCGGCTTGAAGAACGA
The window above is part of the Bremerella cremea genome. Proteins encoded here:
- a CDS encoding WD40 repeat domain-containing protein; protein product: MEVSRDVVVKSDVFEQIALHELILARDGKGVFIGSGLPETRRPSHVEFLSLKNTGLSQRVTQIAHWQGLVGAPFACFWCNEAEGNNAKDNDTAGMEISILGAGPPHRVRIPSDPPISNIVAANWSRGFVVERIEKPIEGKGGDNVERLRLWDIETAELLQEFETVSSVAAVALSPDGRYLAAAGLPLQTSQPSEQPPNSKSAILTVWDTTTGEFVFARNMGYYVWNVQFSPSGDKLLCSGIADQFVAGKGVGYTDVITLSRPGWSWRYENETENWHPAAFYDENRVVVEGTASQVFLLDLRRSEVLTTLDTKQEGVAAFLIHDGFLLTGGFDGTLCRWRLEER